The window AACACATTTATATCTTTTGTCCCCTGGCAATAGGCACAAAATGAGTGGAAAGTTAGTTTTAGAGTGAATTTctgtaaaaacataataaaatgtgtgtgtatgtgtatacatggtGTATGTATGTTTGAGTTAAggagggaggacaggagaagGGGGATAGAGAAATAGACAGAGTAAAATTAATTTGTATCAAATAGTAATTCTAAGAATGAACCATAAAATTAAAGTTGGTAAGGAGGATAAGAAATgaggaaatgtaaaaaaataataatagaatcaaTTTATTATCATACAAATTCTAAAGTATTTTCAAGGAATTAAGAAGATTAGTAAGGATGGGTAAGATCTTTGGAGAAAAACTTAGAgtacaaagaataaaattgctTCAGTTGTTGACTATTGCATcacaaaattattccaaaatgtaGTGATTTGAGTATTTTGTTATATCATGATTCTATAGATTTACTAAGACCAGATGGGCAGTTGCCATTTGGAGTCTCTTTGTCATGTGGCTACAATTGATTTCAGATGAAGAAGTAGTCACTGCAAAGTCTGACTAAAATTGATGCAGTTGATTTTGGCTATTAACTAGGAACTCAGACAAAATGTCAATCATGTGAACTCTCCATGTAGCCTGAGAATTGCACAGTATGTTCTAGAAAAAGTGTCCAAAAGCACAAGTCCAAAGACaccaatgagaaaaatataaacttcTTATAATCTAGCCTTCAATATCCTGAAATGTCACATCTATTGCATTCTTTTCTCAAGGACCTAAGGCCAGCTCAGATAAAATGGGAATATAGTTAGATGGCACCTCCTGTGGCAAGACCATATTGCAGAAAAGTATGAAATACAAGATTTTATTTCAACCATCTTTGTTAAATAAAACCTGCAAAACACTCCACCTGCTGGCCAGAAAAATGCATATATCTTCCTACATGCAAACTCAATTCATCATATCCCTCAGAACCTAAAGTTTCCTTCCCATCATGGGATTAGTTCAAGGTCCAGGACTTTAGCTTCTAAATTAAGACAAAGTGTGAATAAAGCTCATTGGACATGTATCCTTGAGTACAGCTCCTTGTATGTTGTTCCTCTCAATCTGAAGATCTGTATAGTAATGAAATGAGAAACAAATAGGCTGCCTACATAGCCAACCAACAATGGTGATGCAGAGATAGAATAATTGCAATAGATACTCATTTATGAAATACTGGAAGTCATATTATTTCCACTAACTAGTTCTTTAAAGATTCTTAAATAGGTGATCCACCACTGGTCCCCTGAAGcacctggaagtctgagatcaccATTGTCAAAGCCCTAAAGCTGTAAAGCCCacacaacacaccccacccaccaacatgacttcagccctgcctacatcattgtgacagcaacgtctcagaggacagcccaggaattCAAAGAGCTAAAACTCAATCCTGCTCCCTAGAAATGATTCTCCATGGCTCTCATCTACAACTTCTGGGCAATTGGTTCTATATTCCATGTCACGTTTGCTGCTTAGTGAGAACTGATCTATGTTTTACATCTGAATATCTTTCTTGGTCTGCTTCCTATCAAATGAGTTTGAAGACCCAAAGGTCTCTTTTCATTTTACACTAACTCTGTTCTTTTTAGTCCAATCTAATAGTGCTtacatttatacatttatctaaaaaattataagttctATATGAATCTTTTAGGGTTTACTTCATCAGACAAAATTTATACTGACATATCTCCCATATTGTTCCCTGTCTGATTTTGACTGGGAGTTATGATTATCTGGAAAATTTTCTTAAGATTCTTAGAAGcatctttttctaattaaaagaTTTATTAAGCATACcccaaaatatttctttactcttgtttgtttgtttgttttgtgatttggagaggctgggggagaagtcttttatttttttttaacccgTTTAGCCATGACTCCTCTGTATTTACTCTAAATTCTGCTTgaacattaattaatttaattttcgtTCATACCTCTTTATACCTTATTATATCAAAATCTTTTTGTCCAAATGTATCAGTTAATTaggtgtatattttttatttttcatgttactGCAAACTATGGTATTACCAAATTTTCTGTTGCTGTATAGTACTTGTACCTTTTTCTCCAATGATAATTTTCTTGCTGTCTTTCAACCTTTCATCAATAACCTCCTCAAATATTTTTTAGCTTCTGATTGCTGCCTTTTTCTAAAGTAACAAGTATTTTAGGTTTTTGCTATATCAACAGTCCACTTTGACCAATTTctgcattatttttctattgtgatAACTAATCATACCCATATTTATTGGCTTGTTTAAGCCAATTATTATTACTTTCCATGGTTCTAAAAATTGGTTTTAATCATCTAGGTGGTTCTCTCTTTGAGACTCTCATGCATTTCAGTGAGATATCAGTTGAAGCTACAGATATCTAAAGTCTCAACTGAACTGGATGTTTAAGATGGCTTACTGATATAACTGGCAGTTGTTGCTGTCCTGGCTGGGATATCACTTGGGGCCATTTACTAGAATATTTAGACAAAGCTTCTTCATTTTGCTTGGGATTCTCACAGCAAAGAAACTGGTTTCCAGGAGGAAACATGACAATACCAAGCCTTTCACAAGACCCAGGCAGAAACTGCAAAGATTTTTATGTCACTTCTACTAAATTCTTTGTCAAGAATTTCTATGAGCAGTCTAGATTTAATAGAAGTCGAATTAGACTCCAACTATTGATGTAGGAATGGTAAGTTCACACTGTAAAGAAGCATGGAAGATGAAATATACTATTGTAATCATTTTGGGAAATACAACCTATCACATTAGTTTATTAAAGTGTCATCTACACGAGCATTAAAATCAGCAACAGTCAtgattttgtgtttgtgtgtgtgtgccagaaGCCAGAATTCTTTAAATGAGAAAGAACAATCCAGGCTGAGAAGATGATTGCAATATATAGAGATACTTGATAATATGTTTTGATAATGTCAACTTTAAAATTGCAGAGttttggccctagctggttagctcagtaggttaagtgtgtcatcccgaaacaacaaggttgcgggtttgatccccagtcagggtgcacacagGAAACAGTCAAtgagtgaaacaataaataagtgctttgttccccttttcctctctctcctttcctctctctgtctctctgaaaataacaaagaaattaagccctggctggatagtacAGTCGGAACATTGTCCAGGAATGAAGAGATTGCCAGTTCttttccctggtcagggcacatacaggagcagcttgatgttcctttctctctttctctctctctctctctctctctctctctctctctcttttcatgcctctctcaaaaacaaaacaacataaaacaaaaaaatgaataaaattgtagggttttcagacagtttattaatACTAGACAAGAAGTTATGGGGACCATAAAGGAGAGATATGTTATTTTCAGACTAGGAAATAGTTATAAGCACCAAGTCTGTGAGTTTTTCCAAGAACAAGAACTTTTATGATTTGGAAAGAACTAAGATTTCTTAGGTTTTATAATCACCTAAAGAACTATTCAATTACAGAGGTTCATTTAATGGGATAGAGCTTGAAACtttgcatttatataaaatttctcaGGTGGTTCTGATACTTACCAAATTTGAGAACTGTTTTatagattaatatattttttggatgATTCTTAAAATAGAGTAATCATTTTCTGTTAGCTTTACCAACTCTCATCTGGAAAGTGTCCTACAAAAGTATCCCAAATTATTAAAACTTTACTCATATCTTTTAACCTGTTTATAAGAATAATATTCTATCCACATTATATATAATCAAAATTGTATTCCctaagtcttaaaaatatatctacttCCTTATTTTGTCTCACTGATTCTTATAACACAGTgcatttttaagatttcatatatattaaaGTCACTATTTCAAAGAttgtagcttttttaaaaattagaagtatTCTTAAATCAATATGGTTACCCATTTCCTTTCCCAGTAAGGACAGACAAAGGAACAAAAGGGACAGATAAAAGACCATGCTCATGGTAAGGGAGAACCCAGAGCCTGGAGGAGTGGAGTGAAAATGCACTTCCTTTGTTTTATTAGAGGATTAGAGACACGTTAGAACACATGACCTCTGAACAAGAGTTACCTATGGGCATCAGGTTCCATGGCTGCAAGTCTGTCTAGGACACACAATTAACTCCTTTCCAGATTAGGTTCTTAGACCTCTCCTCATATTAGTGGTTGCTTGGGAATTATGGGATTCAGGATGGTAGCATATTTGAGTCTCAGCAGGGTCTTGATCTAGCTTGATCagtaatttgattaaaaataaaacctggcaAGAGTCAGCATAACCATGTCTCCAGGCCTAGCCTAGAGCTTCTAATATTTCTTGTAGAGGAATTGTGTTATTTCCTTTTGAATTCATGGGAGAGTTTTTTCATATGAATAATCAATAAACATCtattaaattaaatgaatttgCTTCAAGCCTTAGATTACAGAACTCTGGAGACATTTTTCCCTGTTACTGGCACCACTACCACATCCCACCTTAGTGGAAAGAGGCTTTTCTTTCCAGGTTCTTATTTCAATGTTCAGTCTTGCTTGGCAGTTCTCTTCATCTTCCCTTCATGGAGAATCATCACTAACTTGTGTTCAATCTGTTACGTAGAGTATAGGCTAATAATCTATTTGTGTGAGGCAAATCTTTAAGACAATGTACATAAAGTTCTGAAAGCCATAGATAGCCAGTCTGGGTACATATCATCCTTCAAAATAGAAAACCCTTTATACAACCTCTTATTGGTCCAATGAAAAAGTCTATTTTCAAAATCTAGTGGCCAAATATCTGGGATTTATGCCTTGTTTGACTCATCCTTTCCTTTGTGCTTTAACAAAATACTTAACTGTTCTGAAAAtcagtttctgcatctattaaaaggGAATAGTAACTTGGAAATGTTTAAAGGAGAACTCTGTGAAATAAATGGGAAAACAACTACTCCCTTACTGTAGAGAAAATGCGTCCAAGACTCTTTGTAATTTCCTTTATTAGATTGAGTTATAAATCCAGGCAGCTTCCCATAATACAAAATgagattttattaattaattacaaCACATGTGTTTCAACTCTTACAATCAGAAGAATATTATTTGCATGCTCATTATGAATTAGGAGCTTTGCCGGTGATCGGAATATAATGGTAAACAAGGCAGACACTAACGTGATCTTTGATGacataaggaagaaaataaacaaccaaGTATACAAGCAATCTGTTAAAGTTGTGATAAATCCTGAAATAAAATAGTACATTGTGCAATGAAAATGTATGCAGGATATATTAGTCAAATAAGcaggattaaagaagaaatatctgAAGGATGATTTCTAATTAAAGCTTTCATAGCAACTGCCAAacaaatggaagagaaaaaagaatctgATGCATTGAGAAGTTGAAACTAGGCAAATATGGGGTCATTAACAGCAGTATCAGTCAGCTCTATGGGGTCATGCTCTCCAACTTCCCCAAAATACAAGGCTAACTTCTTTCCTGTGGAGACTTAGGAaataggtgtttgttttttttttaatcttggacAGTTTCTTAATAGAAACATAAATGGCTTCCATCCAGCTCCACCCAATATATGCTTACACCAagggtttggatttttttttgtaaaataacagGACACTGAGTatgacaacataaaaaaagaattatgactTCTGCAGTTATTTGCTCAAAGAGTTAGAGGAGGGCAAACaagtgaaaataaacataaatgaaatgtaaataaaagtaaatcaaGTGCAAGGTTCTAAATCTCATGAAAAactcttctttttattaaagttgTCTATTCCCTGCAGTGAGTCTAAGAACAATAGTTATGTATGATCTTGAtgacaataaaattatttaagtatcAAGACACAAAGCGACCCAATCATGTAAGTTGTAAAATGATCACTCTGGTTTTTATCAAGTGAGTGGATTAAATGAAGCAGGGTTGgaactccttttaaaaaaatgacattgaaatactTCCTTAGAGACAGATAATAATAGATAAGGGCCCAGACAAACTTGATGGCCATGATATAGGTGAGAATGGGATATATTTATCTATTGAAATGACTTCCAAACACCAAATATTCAACTCAAATGTTGAGTTAATTTTGTTGTAGGGTGAGGCAGAATAAATCAAGAAGCTACAAATTTCTGGCTTTGAAATTTATGTTTGTGGTTGTGCATTTACcttaaaagaagattaaaaatgaaTAGTACTTTTATGGAGAATACTAGTGAGTTTTCAGATTAGTTTTAGAGAAATTAAGTTTGAAAATTTGTGAGTACATATCCAGGACACAATTGAATAAAGAACTCAGAATCAGTCAGacctaattttatatcctgaatcTACTAATTGCTGCTCTGTAAGTATTATGTCTCAGTTCCCTTATCTATGAAATGGATTAACTACTATTACCCctctcataattattttaattcaatatattaATACTAAGGAACTATGGGCCAAGGGTAGTGAGACTTTCTTGGAGCATGCAAATGAAAATAGATACAAAATGTAATCAATTTTATGTAATCTGAGATGGGCAAGAAAGAAGTAAAGCAAGTAAAGAAAACAGGAGGAGGAATTAATAAGGTGTAGAATCAGGACTGAAGTGTGCAGCAGTAAGTTTGATAGTTGTAGTGGAGAGAATTGACAGCTACTTAAAGGGGAAAGGCAAGAAGCTTGCCCTTTAATTCAGAAACTTAGGAACACAGGGATGAGTTGTGTGTTAAAAAATATCTAACTTTCAAATATCTCAAAATCAGCACtaggaaaaattaaaaccttAGTTTCTGTGCTCTTCTATATTCATCATCACGTTCACACAAGTAGAAAGAAAACTAGCCCAAGAAAACCCTTGATTTTTCTAGAAATctcaaagattttcttttccccctcttaCTCCTGCCTATATTTTGCAGATGGGTACAagtctaaaattttaaattaatagaagttacaactataattttatatctttctgtattatataaaatttcaccTAATCAATTTTacctaaatttctctttcagtgGTCCTGCCACTCATTTTGTCTTCTTCAAAGACAAAAGGAGAATAAATTTTTCCTGAATCTGCTTGGTCTTGACTCCATACACAACAGGATTTAGAGCAGGAGGAACAGCCACATAGAGATTGGCAAATAGAATGAGCATGTTCCGAGGGACACTGTGACCAAAACGATGAGCAAGGATGGAGAAGAAGGCAGGTATATATAGCATGAGTATAACACAGAGATGAGAGCCACAGGTGTTGAGGGCCTTTTGACGGGCACCCTGGGATGAGAGGTGAAAGACAGCATGGAGGATGAAAGCATAGGAAACAGCAATAAAGATTACATCTGAGATGACCGTCATGAGAGGCACAGCAAATCCATACCAGATGTTGATGGAGATGTCAGCAGAAGAGAGCTGAGCAACCCCTATATGCTCACAGTATGTGTGTGGGATGACACGGGTCCTGCAGAAGGGTAACCGTTTCAGCAGGAAAACATCTGGCAGGATAACAGAGAAGCTCCTCACAACAATGCTCACCACAAGCTTGATGATCACATGTGGAGTCAGGATGGTGGTGTATCTTAAGGGGAAGCAGATGGCCACATAGCGATCAAATGCCATGGCCGTAAGAATGGCTGAGTCCACTACAAAGCTGAAATGGAGGAAGAACATCTGGGTGAGACAACCAGAGAAGGTTATTTCCTTGGAGCCAAGCCAGAGGTTACTGAGCAGTTTGGGCACTGTGGCAGTGGACAAGACAAGGTCTGTGGTAGCCAGcatagagaggaagaaaaacatgGGTTCATGGAGGCTGTGCTCAACTGTAATGAGGTAGAGGAGTATGCAGTTGCCCACAATAGCCACAACATAGATGACACAAAAGGGAATTCCGATCCATATGTGGAAATTCTCCAGGCCAGGTATTCCAACAAGGATAAAGGAGCTGGGGTTGTAACAACTCCAGTTATACATGGTCTCTTCAGTCTGGGATCTGCTGGTTTTAGAGTCCTGAGGACAAATCAGCTGTCAAAATGTGCAATGAAAGATAACAATTCACAAAacacagcaacaaacaagcaaacaattcaataaaaaaaatggggagaggatgtgaacagacacttctcccgagAAGAtgtacaaatagccaacagatatatgaaaaaattttcatcttcactagctgttaagaaattcaaaacaaaactacaatggaatattacctaacacctgttagattagctattatcaataagacaggtaataacaagtgttggagaggctgtggagaaaaaagagccctcattcactgttggtgtgaatgtaaattagtgcaaccattattgaagaaagtatggtggtcctttaaaaaattaagaatagaatcatcatatgacccagcaatctctctcctGGGTACCTacccacaaaactcaaaaacattggtacataaagacacatgtacccccatgttcattgcagtgtgaTTCACAGTGGCTGAGGCATGAAAATAACCAaagagcccttcaatagaggattgaaaaaagaagatgtggtacatatatacaatggaatactactcagccataagaaacaatgacatagtatcatttacaacatggatggactttggtaacattatactgagtgaaataagtaaatcattaaaagctaaaaactatatgatttcacacatatgtaggatacaaaattgagactcatggacatagataagagttcAATAGTTACCAGGCAGAGGAGTTTGGGGAAGGATATTAAGAGGGACAactataaggtgacagaagataatttaattttgggtgatggatataaaaacaacataattgactgttcaAATAATGTGGtgatgtttacccaaaatctatatactcttgttgaccaatgttaccctgttaaatttaattttctaaataaaaaagaaagaaagataacaaTTTTACACTGATACTATACATGGTTGAGGAATACAACTGTTACATTCAGGGTTCCTGCATGAGAAGATCTCCTGCCCTCTAGATGAGCTGGCACTTATAGAGTTGACTTGTTAATGCCCCCTTTTCTTTGCCATTTTCCCTtcattcctttatatattatatatttcttaataaaccaaagcaaatggttgttttttttaggtAAACAGTTTCGTGTGATGAAACCTAAATAACTGTGTTCCTTTCTTAAAGCAGATTACGTAGAATAGGCCCAGGttcaaatggagaaaaaatatgtatgaagagaaggaagaggtgtgtgtgagggagggccggaggaaggaagagagaataaaaatattaaatggagagTGAGCTTTATAACGCAAATATTGTTtcagagaatgaaagagaatggAAAAATGAGTTTTAATAAAGCAGTAGAAtaatgaagaagaaaggaaaaaaggacatATTACAGTGCTGTAGGTGCTGTGGGAGCTTTTTATACACTGTACTAAAATACAGTTCAGATTAGCATAGATGTTTACTGGGATGTGAATGTAAGAGAATGAATCTACTCAGAAACTGCTCAGGGACAAGAGAGCAACATTTTCCTGACGC is drawn from Saccopteryx leptura isolate mSacLep1 chromosome 1, mSacLep1_pri_phased_curated, whole genome shotgun sequence and contains these coding sequences:
- the LOC136388812 gene encoding olfactory receptor 52H1-like produces the protein MYNWSCYNPSSFILVGIPGLENFHIWIGIPFCVIYVVAIVGNCILLYLITVEHSLHEPMFFFLSMLATTDLVLSTATVPKLLSNLWLGSKEITFSGCLTQMFFLHFSFVVDSAILTAMAFDRYVAICFPLRYTTILTPHVIIKLVVSIVVRSFSVILPDVFLLKRLPFCRTRVIPHTYCEHIGVAQLSSADISINIWYGFAVPLMTVISDVIFIAVSYAFILHAVFHLSSQGARQKALNTCGSHLCVILMLYIPAFFSILAHRFGHSVPRNMLILFANLYVAVPPALNPVVYGVKTKQIQEKFILLLSLKKTK